One genomic window of Bacteroidales bacterium includes the following:
- a CDS encoding riboflavin synthase produces the protein MFSGIVEETGIVKEIRKEGENVHFTLTCSFVNELKIDQSLSHNGVCLTVVDVTKNTYTVTAIQETLIKSNLGKLLVGDKVNLERSMKPDSLLDGHIVQGHVDQTAICTKVEEADGSWYYTFEYEPQNDDITVEKGSVSVNGVSLTVVNSKDNSFQVAIIPFTQEITNFHTIKEGTVVNIEFDIIGKYITRIVKKYLGK, from the coding sequence ATGTTTTCAGGAATTGTAGAAGAAACCGGGATTGTAAAAGAAATAAGAAAAGAAGGGGAAAATGTTCATTTCACTTTAACGTGCAGTTTTGTGAATGAACTTAAAATAGACCAGAGCCTTTCTCATAACGGTGTATGTTTAACGGTTGTGGATGTTACTAAAAACACCTATACGGTTACGGCTATACAAGAAACTTTGATTAAGTCGAACCTCGGAAAACTGCTTGTCGGAGATAAAGTTAATCTTGAAAGAAGCATGAAACCGGACAGTTTGCTTGACGGACATATTGTGCAAGGACATGTTGATCAAACAGCAATTTGCACAAAAGTAGAAGAAGCCGACGGAAGTTGGTATTATACTTTTGAATACGAGCCTCAAAATGATGATATAACTGTTGAAAAAGGCTCTGTTTCGGTTAACGGAGTAAGTCTTACGGTCGTAAACTCAAAAGACAATTCTTTTCAGGTAGCAATTATTCCTTTTACTCAGGAAATAACTAATTTTCACACTATTAAAGAAGGAACTGTAGTAAATATTGAATTTGACATTATCGGCAAATATATTACCCGAATTGTGAAAAAATATCTGGGAAAATAA
- a CDS encoding T9SS type A sorting domain-containing protein: MKKIYFVIIMIVAVLSVKAQNKKHYSCSESKIALNKKLLTFDETKYQTKSSFGYDVKYYRLNLLFSDMNTTYIQGEITTHFLPQSSNFTQISFDLANNMTIDSVIFHQNKLLSFSISNNELNIDLSETIAAGTLDSISVYYQGIPDAGGFGSFERTTHAGTSIIWTLSEPYGARDWWPCKQSLNDKADSIDVFITNPDAFKAASNGLLISETTQGGMKTAHWKHLHPITAYLIAIAVTNYVEYSDFVTLTTGEVVEVLNYVFPEDLTSAQISTPNVLDVIQLYSDLFIPYPYHNEKYGHAQFGWGGGMEHQTMSFMGGFSHGLMAHELAHQWFGDFVTCGSWEDIWLNEGFATYLDGMTHENNLHDDGVNFNDWKADKINHITSELFGSVFVDDTTSVWRIFSSRLSYSKGAMVLHMIRKKIGDNNFFQALQNYLSDPDIANGYARTSDLQAHFEATYESSLQEFINDWFYGEGYPIYDIYYSQNQDGNVTVNINQTQSHNSVGFFEMGVPVLFQGTSKDTLIIFDNTVNEQSFTFVLDFDVTSVVFDPNKDVISKGTAVLKVDTFDSGNKFFVSPNPASDKIIVTFIEKIMPDKVMIFNSSGKQVKTFSPEKNSHFKFEYNISELPKGLYFISFQQEEKSVTKKFVKN, encoded by the coding sequence ATGAAAAAGATATATTTTGTAATAATAATGATTGTTGCTGTTTTATCCGTAAAAGCCCAAAATAAAAAACATTATTCGTGCTCAGAAAGTAAAATCGCATTAAATAAAAAACTGTTAACTTTTGATGAAACAAAATATCAAACAAAATCAAGTTTCGGTTATGATGTTAAATACTATAGATTAAACTTGTTGTTTTCTGATATGAACACAACATATATTCAAGGAGAAATTACAACCCATTTTTTGCCGCAATCCTCTAATTTTACTCAAATATCATTTGATTTGGCAAATAATATGACAATTGATTCCGTAATTTTTCATCAAAATAAATTATTAAGCTTTTCAATTTCAAATAACGAATTAAATATTGATTTATCGGAAACAATAGCAGCCGGAACATTAGATTCGATTTCTGTTTACTATCAAGGTATTCCTGATGCCGGCGGATTCGGTTCGTTTGAACGAACAACTCATGCCGGAACTTCAATTATTTGGACTCTTTCAGAACCATACGGAGCAAGAGATTGGTGGCCTTGTAAGCAAAGTTTAAATGATAAAGCAGACTCAATAGATGTTTTTATTACAAATCCGGATGCTTTTAAAGCTGCAAGTAACGGCTTGTTAATTTCTGAAACAACACAAGGGGGAATGAAAACTGCACACTGGAAGCATTTACACCCTATTACCGCTTATCTTATTGCAATTGCCGTAACAAATTATGTTGAATATTCTGACTTTGTTACTTTAACAACAGGGGAGGTGGTTGAGGTTTTAAATTATGTTTTTCCGGAAGACTTAACTTCTGCACAAATCAGTACTCCGAATGTTTTAGACGTTATTCAACTATACAGCGACCTCTTTATTCCGTATCCTTATCATAATGAAAAATATGGTCATGCTCAGTTCGGCTGGGGAGGAGGAATGGAGCACCAAACAATGAGTTTTATGGGAGGGTTTTCTCACGGTTTGATGGCACACGAACTTGCACACCAATGGTTCGGAGATTTTGTTACTTGCGGCTCATGGGAAGATATTTGGTTAAATGAGGGTTTTGCAACATACCTTGACGGAATGACACATGAAAACAATTTGCATGATGACGGTGTAAATTTTAATGATTGGAAAGCAGATAAGATTAATCATATAACATCAGAATTATTCGGGTCGGTGTTTGTTGATGACACAACTTCGGTTTGGAGAATTTTCAGCAGCAGATTATCATATTCAAAAGGAGCAATGGTGTTGCACATGATCAGAAAAAAAATTGGTGATAATAACTTCTTTCAAGCTTTACAAAATTATTTATCTGACCCGGATATTGCAAACGGTTATGCCCGCACATCTGATTTACAGGCACACTTTGAAGCAACCTACGAAAGTTCTTTACAGGAGTTCATTAATGATTGGTTTTACGGAGAGGGTTACCCGATTTATGACATTTACTATTCTCAAAATCAAGACGGTAATGTTACGGTTAATATAAACCAAACCCAATCTCATAACTCAGTCGGTTTTTTTGAAATGGGTGTTCCTGTTTTGTTTCAAGGAACTTCAAAAGACACGTTGATAATATTTGATAATACGGTAAACGAACAATCTTTTACTTTTGTACTTGATTTTGATGTAACGTCCGTGGTTTTCGATCCGAATAAAGATGTTATTTCCAAAGGAACTGCCGTTTTAAAGGTTGATACTTTTGACAGCGGGAATAAATTTTTTGTAAGTCCGAACCCGGCAAGTGATAAAATTATTGTTACGTTTATCGAAAAAATAATGCCTGATAAGGTTATGATTTTTAATAGTTCGGGAAAACAGGTTAAAACATTTTCTCCGGAAAAAAATTCGCACTTTAAGTTTGAATATAACATCTCGGAACTTCCTAAAGGTTTATATTTTATTTCTTTTCAACAAGAAGAAAAATCAGTTACAAAAAAGTTTGTAAAAAACTGA
- a CDS encoding TolC family protein: MKHILITIIILVSVKMSSAQNSLPDYLETAAKNNPELASKFSDYNASLQVVPQVKVLPDPQISFGYFIIPVETRTGPQQFKISGSQFFPWFGTLKAKENAAIHNAKTKYEAFEQAKSDLFLKVRTSYYTLYYIEKSINITEVNLIILRSFKKLAAVKVEVGKASATDELRIDMEIAELENKLALFKDSFYSEKVKFNKLLNVDKESSIIVSEIKEDNFKIDTQTVLDSILVNNHDLKALDFKLNSLEYSKTAAEKEGMPKFSVGADYTFIGTGENNLAGTDAFFAPKIGVSIPLNRKKYKAKVSEVRFKQDAVKSKKENIENLLETALENVFKNYNDAERRIKLYENQTEIAKKTVRLLENEYAVSSVGFEEILRMERKVLNYNLSVEKAKSDKEKAKAQIYYLTGK, encoded by the coding sequence ATGAAACACATATTAATAACAATAATTATACTGGTTTCCGTAAAGATGTCCTCGGCACAAAACAGTTTGCCGGATTATCTTGAAACAGCGGCAAAAAACAATCCGGAACTTGCATCAAAATTTAGTGACTATAATGCAAGTTTGCAAGTCGTTCCGCAGGTAAAAGTATTGCCCGATCCGCAAATTTCATTCGGTTATTTTATTATACCGGTAGAAACAAGAACGGGACCGCAACAATTTAAAATTTCGGGAAGTCAGTTTTTTCCTTGGTTCGGAACTTTAAAAGCAAAAGAAAACGCAGCAATTCACAATGCAAAAACAAAATATGAAGCATTTGAGCAAGCAAAATCAGATTTATTTCTAAAAGTGAGAACTTCTTATTACACACTGTATTACATAGAAAAGTCAATCAATATAACAGAGGTAAACCTGATTATTCTGAGGTCATTTAAAAAACTGGCAGCCGTAAAAGTTGAAGTCGGAAAAGCTTCGGCAACTGACGAATTAAGAATTGACATGGAGATTGCAGAACTCGAAAACAAATTGGCTTTGTTTAAAGACAGTTTTTACAGTGAAAAAGTCAAATTTAACAAACTGCTTAATGTTGATAAAGAAAGTTCAATTATAGTATCGGAAATTAAAGAGGATAATTTTAAAATTGACACACAAACGGTTCTCGACAGTATTTTGGTAAATAACCATGACCTAAAAGCATTAGATTTTAAACTAAATTCTCTGGAATACTCAAAAACAGCAGCAGAAAAAGAAGGAATGCCGAAATTTTCAGTTGGGGCAGATTATACATTTATCGGAACCGGAGAGAATAATCTTGCCGGAACCGATGCCTTTTTTGCTCCCAAAATAGGAGTTTCAATTCCTTTAAACAGAAAAAAATATAAAGCAAAAGTTTCGGAAGTTCGATTTAAACAAGATGCGGTAAAATCTAAAAAAGAAAATATAGAAAACTTACTGGAAACCGCTCTTGAAAATGTTTTTAAGAACTATAACGATGCTGAAAGGCGTATTAAACTATATGAAAATCAAACAGAAATTGCCAAAAAAACGGTTCGATTATTAGAAAATGAATATGCCGTAAGTTCTGTTGGATTTGAAGAAATTTTACGAATGGAACGCAAAGTTCTTAATTATAACTTATCTGTTGAGAAAGCAAAATCGGATAAAGAAAAAGCAAAAGCACAAATTTATTATTTAACGGGAAAATAG
- a CDS encoding pyridoxamine 5'-phosphate oxidase family protein translates to MNIPDKKIAGFIKKHHVLTLATAVNNVPYCSNCFYVYLEKENMFVFTSGNETKHIQDVLQNNYVGGSVVLETSIVGKIQGIQFNGTMYLPEGDVKKKADKTYMKKYPFAKLMKTQLWVLELEFIKLTDNRLGFGKKLIWRKNIAKD, encoded by the coding sequence ATGAATATTCCTGATAAAAAAATAGCCGGTTTTATAAAAAAGCACCATGTTTTAACTTTAGCAACAGCTGTTAATAATGTTCCTTATTGCTCAAATTGCTTTTATGTTTATCTTGAAAAAGAAAATATGTTTGTTTTTACGTCCGGTAACGAAACAAAACATATACAGGATGTATTACAAAATAATTATGTCGGAGGTTCCGTTGTTTTGGAAACTTCAATTGTCGGAAAAATTCAAGGCATTCAATTTAACGGGACAATGTATTTGCCCGAAGGAGATGTAAAAAAGAAAGCCGATAAAACGTATATGAAAAAATATCCTTTTGCTAAGTTAATGAAAACTCAACTGTGGGTTTTGGAACTTGAATTTATTAAATTAACAGATAACCGACTTGGCTTTGGAAAAAAGCTGATTTGGAGAAAAAATATTGCAAAAGATTAA
- a CDS encoding efflux RND transporter periplasmic adaptor subunit — translation MKNLIQKIKENIKYILPSILIGLLFGWLFFAGGSNSGDTHNHDTEQTKETRWTCSMHPQIDEPEPGQCPICGMDLVPKNTVVSDDEAVSEDEILMSQSAIKLADIQTYTVEKGMPEKKVYLLGKAQPDERKIAELTARFSGRIEKLFVNFTGQNVKRGQRLATIYSPELVAAQKELMEAISFKVSNPSFYTAARSKLKLWDLSDRQIDDIEKNGKPKLYFDILSPISGTVTMRHVALGDYVKEGNALFQVVDLTKIWVLFDAYESDLPWLKKGDKINFVFQSIPGENFNAEITFIDPFINPQTRVAKVRVELKNPNLKIKPEMFVDGIVQSEISEEMNDILIPKSSVLWTGKRSVVYVKVPNRKNPSFKMKTVVLGPEAGNFYIINSGLKEGEVIASNGVFKIDAAAQLAGVPSMMNPEKETAEINLYRLDTPKEFVSQLNTLLNSYLKMKDGFFNAKKEETQKQANEILKNIEKVNMELVKGDAHMFWMKKAKIIKNKARVIAEAENIDTQRRAFKPLSETMIDVYKSFGLENETVYVQFCPMFDENKGASWLSAQKQIQNPYYGDLMPTCGEIKDSIQ, via the coding sequence ATGAAAAATCTAATTCAAAAAATAAAAGAAAATATCAAATACATACTCCCGAGTATTCTAATCGGGTTATTATTCGGGTGGCTGTTTTTTGCCGGAGGCTCAAATTCCGGCGACACACATAATCATGACACGGAACAAACGAAAGAAACAAGGTGGACATGCTCAATGCATCCGCAAATTGATGAGCCCGAACCCGGACAATGCCCTATTTGCGGCATGGATCTGGTTCCTAAAAATACAGTAGTCTCCGATGATGAAGCTGTTTCGGAAGATGAAATTCTGATGTCGCAATCAGCCATAAAACTTGCTGATATTCAAACCTATACCGTAGAAAAAGGAATGCCCGAGAAAAAAGTTTATTTATTGGGTAAGGCTCAGCCGGACGAACGTAAAATTGCCGAATTAACAGCACGTTTTTCAGGTAGAATTGAAAAGTTGTTCGTTAATTTTACCGGACAAAACGTAAAGAGGGGACAACGCTTAGCAACAATATATTCGCCGGAACTTGTTGCTGCACAAAAAGAATTAATGGAAGCGATTTCTTTTAAAGTTTCTAATCCGAGTTTTTATACCGCAGCACGAAGCAAACTAAAATTATGGGATTTAAGCGACCGGCAAATTGACGACATTGAAAAAAACGGAAAACCGAAGTTATACTTTGATATCCTGTCGCCGATTTCGGGAACGGTTACAATGCGACACGTTGCTTTGGGCGATTATGTGAAAGAAGGCAATGCACTATTTCAAGTTGTAGATTTAACAAAAATTTGGGTGCTTTTTGATGCCTATGAAAGTGATTTACCGTGGTTAAAAAAAGGCGATAAAATTAATTTTGTATTTCAATCAATACCCGGCGAAAACTTTAATGCCGAAATTACATTTATTGATCCCTTTATTAATCCGCAAACACGAGTTGCAAAAGTTCGTGTGGAATTAAAAAACCCGAACTTAAAAATAAAACCCGAAATGTTTGTTGACGGCATTGTTCAATCAGAAATTTCAGAAGAAATGAATGATATTCTTATTCCTAAATCATCTGTATTATGGACAGGAAAACGTTCTGTTGTTTATGTGAAAGTTCCTAACAGAAAAAATCCGAGTTTCAAAATGAAAACGGTTGTTTTAGGACCGGAGGCAGGAAACTTTTATATTATTAATTCAGGCCTGAAAGAAGGCGAAGTTATTGCGTCTAACGGAGTATTTAAAATTGATGCGGCTGCACAACTTGCCGGAGTTCCGAGCATGATGAATCCTGAAAAAGAAACAGCAGAAATTAATCTTTACAGACTGGATACTCCGAAAGAGTTTGTTTCTCAACTAAATACACTTCTCAACTCATATCTTAAAATGAAAGATGGTTTCTTTAATGCAAAAAAAGAAGAAACTCAAAAACAAGCAAATGAGATTTTAAAAAATATTGAAAAGGTAAATATGGAACTTGTAAAAGGTGATGCTCACATGTTTTGGATGAAAAAAGCAAAAATCATAAAAAATAAAGCAAGAGTTATTGCCGAAGCTGAAAATATTGATACACAACGACGAGCATTTAAACCGCTTTCAGAAACAATGATTGATGTTTATAAAAGTTTCGGACTTGAAAACGAAACAGTATATGTTCAATTTTGCCCGATGTTTGATGAGAATAAAGGAGCTTCTTGGTTAAGTGCTCAAAAACAAATTCAAAACCCGTATTACGGCGACTTAATGCCTACTTGCGGAGAAATAAAGGATAGTATTCAATAA
- a CDS encoding efflux RND transporter permease subunit, producing MLNKIIKFFLENKLVTFMFLAIFIMWGVVSSPFGWETFLPSDPVPVDAIPDIGENQQIVYTEWSGRSPRDIEDQISYPLTTALLGIPGVKTIRSNSIFGLSSIYLIFEDGVDFYWSRTRILEKLNSLPPGTLPDEVKPALGPDATALGQIYWYTLEGRDKDGNPAGGWEPHELRTIQDFYVRYGLTSAKGVSEVASIGGFVKEYQIDIDPNAMKAYGVNVSQIINAVKNSNLDIGARTIEFNRTEYLVRALGYIKNLEDLEESVVAVNSNTPVRLKDVAKISFGPATRRGGLDKGGSEAVGGVVVARYGANPMEVIKNLKEKIKEISPGLSSKTLADGTVSKVTIVPFYDRTGLIKETLGTLEEALTLEILISIIVVLILVMNLRASFLISSLLPIGVLMTFIVMRRFGVDANIVALSGIAIAIGVMVDVGVVFTENIIRHLEMAKNVGVRGKNLVKVIYEGTTEVAGAVITALTTTVVSFLPVFAMQAAEGKLFRPLAFTKTFAMISALVIGLMFIPVLANMVFSIRPSKNLKKYISNGVVIVAGIVLAIAAKSVIALALVLIGINNLLSEKWSEKRKKYTNRINIFITLSIVIFFLTREWMPLGAQNSLFVNYIFVMLIIGVVLGALMSVVHYYTQILTWSLENKKKFLAIPVFVILFGILSWQGAEKLFGFMPKFVKESKAWSSFEKVFPGTGKEFMPNLDEGSFLLMPTTMPHSGIEENLDVIQLLDKRVNNIPEVKTVVGKWGRANSALDPAPTSMYENIINYRSEFIVDEDGSKQRFRINDDNDFVLKDGTTFNQTKDEFRVIERSELIPDEDGKYFRQWRPEIKSTDDIWKEIVSKSKIPGLTSAPKLQPIQTRLVMLQTGMRAPMGIKVFGPDLETIEKTAYEIEHHLKFVKGVKASSVFADRVVGKPYIELNIKRKAIARYGLTIKDLQRAIGTTIGGMPLTSTVEGRERFPVRVRYAREFRDSPDELKKILIPTKSGAQIPLGELVDIEYTRGPQLIKSENTFLVGYVIFDKKDGFAEVDVVESAQKYLEEKIDKGELIIPAGVNYIFTGNYENQVRASKRLLLVVPISLLLIFLILYFQFGKVQPSLMVFSGIFVAFSGGFIMIWLYGQPWFMDFSFAGVNIREMFSMHSINLSVAVWVGFIALFGIATDDGVIVGTYLKQVFERNNPQTVAEVRKSVIEAGSKRVRPAMMTAATTIIALIPVLTSTGKGADIMVPMAIPSFGGMIIQVMTMFVVPVLYSTWQEGKVKKNNKTLQEA from the coding sequence ATGTTAAATAAAATTATAAAATTTTTCCTCGAAAATAAGCTGGTAACATTTATGTTTCTTGCCATATTTATAATGTGGGGAGTTGTATCATCGCCCTTCGGCTGGGAAACATTTTTACCCTCCGATCCGGTTCCGGTCGATGCCATTCCCGACATAGGAGAAAACCAACAAATAGTTTATACCGAATGGTCAGGACGATCACCGCGAGATATCGAAGATCAAATTTCATATCCGCTGACAACAGCATTACTCGGCATTCCCGGCGTAAAAACAATAAGAAGTAATTCAATATTCGGATTATCAAGCATTTATTTAATTTTTGAAGACGGTGTCGATTTTTACTGGAGCAGAACAAGAATTCTTGAAAAATTAAATTCTTTGCCTCCCGGAACTTTGCCCGATGAAGTAAAGCCTGCATTAGGCCCTGATGCTACGGCTCTCGGCCAAATATATTGGTACACGCTTGAAGGCAGAGATAAAGACGGGAATCCCGCAGGAGGTTGGGAACCGCATGAACTCCGAACAATACAAGATTTCTATGTTCGCTACGGACTGACTTCCGCAAAAGGAGTCTCCGAAGTTGCTTCAATCGGCGGTTTTGTGAAAGAATACCAAATCGACATTGACCCGAATGCCATGAAAGCATACGGAGTAAATGTTTCACAAATTATAAATGCCGTTAAAAACAGTAATCTTGATATAGGAGCAAGAACAATCGAATTTAACAGAACGGAATATCTTGTAAGAGCTTTGGGTTATATCAAAAACCTTGAAGATTTGGAAGAAAGCGTAGTTGCCGTAAATAGTAATACGCCCGTAAGGTTAAAAGATGTTGCAAAAATCTCTTTCGGACCGGCAACTCGAAGAGGCGGACTTGATAAAGGCGGCTCGGAAGCCGTTGGCGGTGTTGTAGTTGCTCGTTACGGTGCAAATCCGATGGAAGTTATCAAAAATCTGAAAGAAAAAATTAAAGAAATTTCTCCCGGTTTATCAAGCAAAACCCTTGCAGACGGAACAGTTTCAAAAGTAACAATTGTACCTTTTTACGACCGTACAGGTTTAATAAAAGAAACGCTCGGAACGCTTGAAGAAGCTCTTACTCTCGAAATCCTTATCAGCATCATCGTTGTTTTGATTTTGGTTATGAACCTTCGAGCATCTTTCTTAATATCAAGTTTGCTTCCGATTGGTGTTTTAATGACATTCATCGTCATGCGGCGTTTCGGTGTTGATGCAAACATTGTTGCACTTTCCGGTATCGCAATTGCAATAGGCGTAATGGTCGATGTGGGGGTCGTCTTTACCGAAAATATTATCCGGCATCTCGAAATGGCGAAGAATGTCGGAGTAAGAGGTAAAAACCTCGTAAAAGTTATTTATGAAGGAACAACGGAAGTTGCCGGAGCTGTTATTACTGCTCTTACAACAACGGTTGTAAGTTTCTTGCCGGTATTTGCCATGCAAGCCGCAGAAGGAAAGCTATTTCGACCTTTAGCTTTTACCAAAACTTTTGCCATGATTTCGGCATTGGTAATCGGATTAATGTTTATTCCGGTTCTTGCAAATATGGTTTTTTCGATAAGACCCTCAAAAAATCTTAAAAAATATATCTCAAACGGAGTTGTAATTGTAGCCGGTATTGTTTTGGCAATTGCTGCAAAATCCGTCATTGCACTTGCTTTAGTTTTAATAGGAATAAACAATTTACTGTCTGAGAAGTGGAGTGAAAAACGAAAAAAATACACAAACCGTATAAATATTTTCATCACATTAAGTATTGTAATCTTCTTTTTAACAAGAGAATGGATGCCTTTGGGTGCTCAAAACAGCCTGTTTGTCAACTATATATTTGTTATGCTGATTATCGGGGTTGTTCTCGGGGCATTAATGTCTGTTGTTCATTATTATACACAGATTTTAACTTGGAGTTTAGAAAATAAAAAGAAATTTCTTGCAATTCCTGTTTTTGTAATTCTTTTCGGAATTTTATCCTGGCAAGGTGCAGAAAAACTGTTTGGTTTTATGCCTAAATTTGTAAAGGAAAGTAAAGCGTGGAGCTCTTTCGAAAAAGTTTTTCCCGGAACAGGAAAAGAATTTATGCCGAATTTAGATGAAGGCTCTTTCTTGTTGATGCCTACAACAATGCCTCATTCAGGAATTGAAGAAAACCTTGACGTTATACAATTACTGGATAAAAGAGTAAACAACATTCCGGAGGTTAAAACCGTTGTCGGAAAATGGGGACGTGCAAATTCAGCACTTGACCCGGCACCTACCTCAATGTATGAAAATATCATAAACTACAGATCGGAGTTTATTGTTGATGAAGACGGTTCAAAACAAAGATTCCGAATTAATGATGACAATGACTTTGTTTTGAAAGACGGAACAACATTTAATCAAACAAAAGATGAGTTTCGTGTTATTGAAAGATCGGAACTTATTCCTGATGAAGACGGTAAATATTTTCGCCAATGGCGACCCGAAATAAAATCCACCGATGATATTTGGAAAGAAATCGTAAGCAAATCCAAAATACCCGGCTTAACTTCCGCACCAAAATTACAACCGATTCAAACACGACTTGTGATGTTACAAACCGGTATGCGAGCACCAATGGGAATTAAAGTCTTCGGACCCGATTTGGAAACTATTGAAAAAACGGCTTACGAAATAGAACACCATCTTAAATTTGTAAAAGGTGTAAAGGCATCTTCAGTTTTTGCCGACAGGGTCGTAGGAAAACCGTATATTGAATTGAATATCAAACGAAAAGCTATTGCACGATACGGACTGACAATTAAGGATTTGCAAAGAGCAATAGGAACAACAATAGGCGGAATGCCTTTAACTTCAACCGTTGAAGGTCGCGAACGTTTTCCGGTTCGTGTTCGATATGCTCGTGAGTTCAGAGATAGTCCGGATGAATTAAAGAAAATTCTGATACCGACAAAAAGCGGAGCACAAATCCCTCTCGGAGAGCTTGTTGACATTGAATACACAAGAGGCCCGCAATTGATTAAAAGTGAAAACACTTTCCTTGTAGGCTATGTTATTTTTGATAAAAAAGACGGATTTGCCGAAGTTGATGTTGTTGAAAGTGCTCAGAAATATTTAGAAGAAAAAATTGACAAAGGAGAACTTATAATTCCGGCAGGTGTAAACTATATATTTACAGGCAATTATGAAAATCAAGTAAGAGCAAGTAAAAGATTGCTGTTGGTTGTTCCTATTTCTTTATTATTGATTTTTTTAATCTTATATTTCCAATTCGGAAAAGTGCAACCTTCATTAATGGTATTTTCAGGGATTTTTGTTGCATTTTCCGGCGGTTTCATCATGATTTGGCTGTATGGTCAACCATGGTTTATGGATTTCTCCTTTGCCGGAGTTAACATTCGGGAAATGTTCAGCATGCATTCCATTAATTTAAGTGTAGCTGTTTGGGTCGGATTTATCGCCCTTTTCGGAATTGCAACCGACGACGGTGTAATTGTAGGAACCTATTTAAAGCAAGTTTTTGAACGTAACAATCCGCAGACCGTTGCTGAAGTCAGAAAATCGGTTATCGAAGCCGGCTCAAAACGAGTTCGTCCGGCAATGATGACTGCTGCAACAACAATCATAGCATTAATTCCGGTGCTCACATCAACCGGTAAAGGTGCTGATATTATGGTGCCGATGGCAATCCCGTCTTTTGGCGGAATGATCATTCAAGTAATGACCATGTTTGTTGTGCCGGTGCTTTACAGCACCTGGCAAGAAGGAAAAGTTAAAAAAAATAACAAAACCCTACAGGAGGCTTAA